The Amycolatopsis coloradensis sequence CCAGTACCCGACGCCACCGTCCACAAGGGACGACGAGCGGTCGCCGTGGCCGACCTGGCCGTACATCCTCCGCACCTATCCCGCGCACGAAGAGGCGGGCGAGCGCAAGTTCGCCGTCGCGGTCACGCGGTTCATCGGTGACGACGAGGGCAACGTGCGCGCGGTCGAGCTCCGTCAGGTCCGCGTGGTCAAGGACCCGGAGACCGGCAAGCGCATGGTGACCCCGGTCAACGACGAGGTCGAGGAACTGCCCGCCGACCTCGTGCTGCTCGCGATCGGCTTCGAGGGTGTCGAGCACATGCCGCTGCTGGACGGGCTCGGGCTCTCGCTCACCAAACGCGGCACGCTTTCGTGCGGCGCGGACTGGCAGACGGAGTCGCCCGGCGTGTTCGTCTGCGGTGACGCGCACCGCGGTGCGTCGCTGGTCGTGTGGGCGATCGCCGAGGGACGTTCGGTGGCGAGCGCCGTGGACGCCTACCTGACCGGTGCTTCGGACCTGCCCGCTCCGGTGCACCCGACGGCGCTGCCGCTCGCGGTGGTTTAGGTCCCGGACAGCGTCGCGCCTCGTGAGTGGTAAGGACGGTTAGAACCGTCTGTCCTGTTTCAGGACCTCACGGACAGATGTGTTTCAGTACTTGTCGGACAGTTTTGGGTTGGTCAGTGGTTGGTAGCGTATTGCTCTGTTGAGGGTGAGCTGGCGGGCGAGTGTGTCGCCGATCATGATGACGACGCGGTCGCCCTGCCAGAACACGGTGGCGCTCTGGCCGGCCCAGTGTCGGCCTAGCACGATGGAGCAGCCGGAGAAGGCGATGACCCCGGTGCTGGAGACGGGGCGTTGGGTGGTTCCGCTGGGAGCTGTGGAGCCTTCGGGTGGAGTGGCTTTGGGACTGGCGTCGTAGCGTTGCTGCGGGGTCTGGCCGTCGAGGCTCTGGTGTCTTCGGTTGTTGTAGATTGTGCGGTAGTCGTCGAGCAGCTGTTGCAGGGCGGCAAGATTCTCGGCCGGGGGCCGGGCGGCGAGCCATTTCTGCAGAGTCTGATGGACGCGTTCGTTCTTGCCGCAGGTTTGCGGGTGATAGACCGACGAGGCGATCGTGGTGACGCCGTGTTCGGCGAGGTGACGTTCCAGATCGGCCATCCAGCCGCGGTGTTTGCCGGAGAAAGCCAGCCCGTTGTCGGACAACAGTTTCACCGGCGCCCCGTAGCAGGCGATGGCCAGTTGCACTGCGGTCCAGGTGTCAGCACCGTTCTCGCTGACCGCGGCATAGGAGCCGACATCGAGGCGGGAATGGTCATCCAGGATCTGGATGATGCAGACCTTGGTGCCGTCGGCCAGGTAGTGCTCCGTCCCATCGATCTGCCAGCAGCCGTTCGGGTCCGGGTACTGGAACCGGCGCCGCGTGCGGGGCTTCTTGCGTGGCTCGGGTTCGATCTGGCCGCGATCACGCAGGATCCGGTAGATCGACGACTGCGAGGGCGGCGGGAGCATCCCGGCGTCCTCCAGACGCCAGCGAATCGAGATCGGCCCGTTGTCCAGGCCTTCCTCCTCGAGCTCTTTACGGGCCCGCAGCACCGCCTCGGCCACCTCCTCACCCAGCGCGGACGGATGGCTCAGCGGAGCGGTGCTGCGGCAGGCGAACCCGACGGTCCCCTCGCTCCGGAACCGAGCCACATACCGATAGAAGGTGTCACGGGAAACCCCGTGCTCGCGACAGAACCGCGCCACGTTGATCTTCTCGCCCGCAGCCGACCTGACGATCGCGGCGACGAACTCAGGATCCATCGGAAAACCTGCTCTGCCCATCGCCGCATGATCACCACACAAGCCCTGGTCACCACGCCGACAAGCCGGTCAGTGTCCGTGAGGTCCTGAAACATCAACTGTCCGACATGTCCTGAACTCAGACAGACGGTTAGAACCGTCCTTACCACTCACGAGGCCCAAGACCGACGTCAGGCTCCACTCCTCCCGAAGGTGGAGGGCCACGCTCATGCTCCGGGCCGACGCGGTAGGGCGGCCTGCCGCGCCACGCTCTCCGCATGAGAAAAACGTTGGCGATACTGGCTTTCCTGCCACTGACCATGGCCGTCCCGGCGACCGCCGAAGCGGCTCCGGCCCTGAAGTGGACGTCTCCCTGTCCGGATTACGGCATGATCCCCTCGCCGACCGCGGGGCTCGAATGCGCGAGACTCAAGGTTCCGCTGGACTACGCCGATCCGGGCGGGCGGACCATCGAACTCACCGTTTCCCGTAAGGCGAGCACCTCGCCCCAGCGCCGTGGCGTGCTGCTGATGAACCCCGGTGGCCCGGGAAGCCCAGGCTTGGCGATGCCCGCGCAACTCGCGCAACGCCAGGGGCGGTCCGGCCTGCTCGAGAGTTACGACGTCATCGGTTTCGACCCACGCGGGACCACCTACAGCACGCCGGTGACCTGCGACCTCACCGAGGAGCAGAAGTTCATCCTCGTCGGCCCGTACGCGGAGGGCCCGCGCGACGTCGCCGAGAAGGCGGCGAAGTCCCGTGCGGTGGCGAAGCAGTGCGCCGAGTCGAAGACGGCGGATCTCCTGCCGCAGATGAACACCGCCAACACCGCGCGCGACCTGGACAGGATCCGCGAGGCGCTGGGGGAGCGGACGATCTCGTACTACGGCGTCTCGTACGGGAGCTATCTCGGCGCCGCCTACGCGTCGATGTTCCCGGCGCGCACGGACCGGATCGTGCTGGACAGTCTCCTCGGTCCCGACGGGCTGGACGTCCGGGCGCACCGGCGTTTCGCGGAAGGTTTCGATGACCGCTTCGGCGACTTCACGGCTTGGGCGGCTGCGCGGGACGACGTCTACCACCTCGGGCGGACGCCGGCCGAGGTGACGGCGAAATTCCTCGAACTGACCGGAAAACGCCCGGAAATCCGGACCGCCACCTGGGGAGCCCTGTACGACGACGCGAACTTCCCCGGTCTCGCCGAGCTATGGTCGGCTCCGGCAACGAAGGCTCAGGGTGGGCCGCTCGACGGCGACAATCACGCCGCGCTCCAGCTCCAGGTGCTCTGCAACGACTCCGACTGGCCGGAAAGCGTGCGCTACTACCGAAACGCGGTCGAACGGGCCCGCGTGACGCACCCGATGTTCGGCCCGGCCGCCGCCAACATCACCCCTTGCGCGTTCTGGCCGGTCGAGCGCCGCGAACCGCCCGTGCGGATCCACGACCGCGGACCGTCGAACATCCTGCTGGTGCAGAACCTCCGCGACCCGGCGACACCGCTCGTCGGCGCCCGCGAAATGCGATCGGCACTGGGCGCGCGGGCGAAGTTCGTCACCGTGGACGCCGGCGGACATGGCGTCTTCACCATGGGGAACGCCTGCGGGAACGACGCCGTCGTGCGGTATCTGCGGGACGGCGTCCGTCCGGCCTCCGATACGCACTGCCCGGCTTGATCAGGAGAACAGGAAGACGATCAAACCGATCCAGCCGAGGCCGCCGACCAGGATCCCCAGCAGGAC is a genomic window containing:
- a CDS encoding IS481 family transposase, with amino-acid sequence MDPEFVAAIVRSAAGEKINVARFCREHGVSRDTFYRYVARFRSEGTVGFACRSTAPLSHPSALGEEVAEAVLRARKELEEEGLDNGPISIRWRLEDAGMLPPPSQSSIYRILRDRGQIEPEPRKKPRTRRRFQYPDPNGCWQIDGTEHYLADGTKVCIIQILDDHSRLDVGSYAAVSENGADTWTAVQLAIACYGAPVKLLSDNGLAFSGKHRGWMADLERHLAEHGVTTIASSVYHPQTCGKNERVHQTLQKWLAARPPAENLAALQQLLDDYRTIYNNRRHQSLDGQTPQQRYDASPKATPPEGSTAPSGTTQRPVSSTGVIAFSGCSIVLGRHWAGQSATVFWQGDRVVIMIGDTLARQLTLNRAIRYQPLTNPKLSDKY
- a CDS encoding alpha/beta hydrolase — its product is MRKTLAILAFLPLTMAVPATAEAAPALKWTSPCPDYGMIPSPTAGLECARLKVPLDYADPGGRTIELTVSRKASTSPQRRGVLLMNPGGPGSPGLAMPAQLAQRQGRSGLLESYDVIGFDPRGTTYSTPVTCDLTEEQKFILVGPYAEGPRDVAEKAAKSRAVAKQCAESKTADLLPQMNTANTARDLDRIREALGERTISYYGVSYGSYLGAAYASMFPARTDRIVLDSLLGPDGLDVRAHRRFAEGFDDRFGDFTAWAAARDDVYHLGRTPAEVTAKFLELTGKRPEIRTATWGALYDDANFPGLAELWSAPATKAQGGPLDGDNHAALQLQVLCNDSDWPESVRYYRNAVERARVTHPMFGPAAANITPCAFWPVERREPPVRIHDRGPSNILLVQNLRDPATPLVGAREMRSALGARAKFVTVDAGGHGVFTMGNACGNDAVVRYLRDGVRPASDTHCPA